In Allorhizobium pseudoryzae, the genomic window ATGACGCGGCTCGTGACCTTGTCGCCTTCGGTGCCGGCGAGCGGGCTGTCGTTGACGATGAAGGACATGGTGACTGTCGGCGGATCGATCGGCTGCGCGGTCATCGCTTCGGTGACGGAGGGGTCACAGAAGGTATCGGCAACGGTGCCCTTGGAGAGACCGGCGATCGCGACGATATCGCCTGCATGGGCTTCTTCGATCGCGGTGCGCTCGATGCCGCGGAAGGCGAGAATCTTCGAAATACGACCGGATTCGATCGTCTTGCCGTCCTGGCCCAGAACCTTGACGGCCTGGTTCGGCTTGATCGAACCGGAGGCAATGCGACCGGTGATGATGCGGCCGAGGAAGTTGTTGGCTTCCAGGATCGTGCCGATCATGCGGAACGGGCCTTCTTCGACCGTGGGCTCCGGCACGTGCTTCAGAACGAGATCGAGAAGCGGGGCGAGACCCTCGTCCTTCGGACCTTCCGGATTGACGTTCATCCAGCCATCGCGACCCGAACCGTAGAGGATCGGGAAATCGAGCTGCTCGTCGGTGGCGTCGAGGTTGGCGAAGAGGTCGAACACCTCGTTGATGACTTCCTCGTGGCGGCCGTCCGGACGGTCGATCTTGTTGATCGCGACGATCGGGCGAAGACCGACCTTGAGGGCCTTCGAGACGACGAACTTCGTCTGCGGCATCGGGCCTTCGGAAGAATCGACGAGAACGATCGCGCCGTCCACCATCGACAGGATACGCTCGACTTCGCCGCCGAAATCGGCGTGGCCGGGGGTGTCGACGATGTTGATGCGCACACCCTTCCACTCGACCGAGGTGGCCTTGGCGAGAATGGTGATGCCGCGTTCCTTTTCGAGATCGTTCGAATCCATGACGCGTTCTGCAACACGCTGGTTTTCGCGGAACGAGCCGGACTGCTTCAGAAGTTCGTCGACAAGGGTCGTTTTCCCATGGTCAACGTGCGCGATGATCGCGATGTTGCGAAGTGCCATATTGGTTTCTCTGGGGCTGTGGCGCACGCCGGAAGCTCTACGCGCCAATTTTCATTTGGCGCGCTCATAGCCTGTTTTTCGCATTTGCGAAAGGGGGAGGCTGAACGCACGGTTAAAGCGGGGCAGATTCGAGCTCTCATCCGCCGCCGCCCTGGTAGCGCCGGAGGCAAGAACGCCAGAAGAAGAAGGCCGCCACGACCGAAAGAGGACCGGCCGCGAGACCGACCAGACCGGCAGCCTGGCCGAGATAGGGCACGGGCCGGCCGAGCAGCACCGACACCGGCACATAGGCCATGTAGCCGAGCGGAATGACCGACAGCAATGCGATCTGGAAGGGGCCGGCGAAGATGCTGGCCGGATAGCGCGACAGCTCCCAGAAGTCGAAATAGATGCCGAAGAGATAGCGTGCGCGGCCCAGTACCATGGCGCAGGCGCTGATGATGGTAATCATCGAGGCGGTGATCAGCGCCGCGCTGATGAGGCTGCCGGCCATCAGCAAGGATGTGGCGACCGTCCAGTCGATGGCAAGCTGCGGCAGGGCCCAGAGGATCAACCCGGCGCCGAGCAGGATATGCCCGCCATATTCGATGTTGAAGCCGGAAAAGACGAGATAGGCCCAGGGGTTCAGCGGCCGCACGAGCAACGTGTCGAACTCGCCGCCGAGCACGATCTCCTCCATGCGCCTCAGCTGCACGAGCGTGAAGCAGGCGCCGAGCGCATAACCCAGCGTGTGGAAGCCCAGAAGCAGCGCCATCTGCGGCCAGGACCAGCCACCGATGTTTTCGAAGCGGGTCAGGATCAGCCAGATCGACGTAAAGACGCCCGCATAGCCGAAAGCCTGGGCTGCCCAGGCAATCACCAGGCTGGCGCGGAACTCAAGCCGGGTCCTGACCCGAAGGCGCATGAGATAGAAGAGCAGGGAGAGCGTTTCGCGCATCCTCAGCCTCCCTGCACCACGACCTGGCCGCAGGCGCGCGACCAGACGAAGGAGACGGCCAGCGTGAGGACAGCGACCCAGGCACCACCAGCCAGCAGGTAGAAGAGCGACGTCATCAGATCTCGCTCGCCGAGATAGACGGCCATGGGATGATAGGTGATCCAGGAGAAGGGCAGCACATGCGCCACCTCCGCCAGTCCCTTCGGAAAGAACCAGATCGGCACCAGCCCGCCGGACAAGACGGCGAGGATGCCGCGCATGAACCATTCGAGCGAATGGGCATCGAACACCCAAAAGGAAAACAGGCCGACGAGGATGGCGGACAGCATCAGGATGCCGAGCGAGACCGCGAGAAATCCGAGGAAGAGCAGACCATGGCCAAGACTCGCCGGCGGCTGCACACCATAGATGAGGCCCATGATGACGATGACCGGCAGCGAGGTCATCAGCCAGTCGAAGAAGCGTGAGCCCAGTTGTTCGGCAAGCAGCATCACCGGATAGGCCACCGGACGCAGCAGGGTGGCGCCGATCGCGCCGGTGCGGATCGTTCCGCCGACCTCCCGGACGATCATCGTCGCATCCCAGCTGGAGAGAATGGTGCCGCCGATCAGCGCATAGGTGATCATCTGCGGCAGCGTGATGCCGTTCAT contains:
- the typA gene encoding translational GTPase TypA, which codes for MALRNIAIIAHVDHGKTTLVDELLKQSGSFRENQRVAERVMDSNDLEKERGITILAKATSVEWKGVRINIVDTPGHADFGGEVERILSMVDGAIVLVDSSEGPMPQTKFVVSKALKVGLRPIVAINKIDRPDGRHEEVINEVFDLFANLDATDEQLDFPILYGSGRDGWMNVNPEGPKDEGLAPLLDLVLKHVPEPTVEEGPFRMIGTILEANNFLGRIITGRIASGSIKPNQAVKVLGQDGKTIESGRISKILAFRGIERTAIEEAHAGDIVAIAGLSKGTVADTFCDPSVTEAMTAQPIDPPTVTMSFIVNDSPLAGTEGDKVTSRVIRDRLFKEAEGNVALKIEEAEGKDSFFVSGRGELQLAVLIETMRREGFELAVSRPRVVMHKDEATGETMEPIEEVVIDVDEEHSGVVVQKMSERKAEMTELRPSGGNRVRLKFLAPTRGLIGYQSELLTDTRGTAIMNRLFHSYQPFKGAIAGRNNGVLLSNGSGEAVAYAMFNLEDRGPMIIEPGEKVYQGMIIGIHSRDNDLEVNVLKGKQLTNIRAAGKDEAVKLTPPIRMTLDRALSWIQDDELMEVTPKSIRLRKMYLDPNDRKRFEKSRVA
- a CDS encoding ABC transporter permease, encoding MRETLSLLFYLMRLRVRTRLEFRASLVIAWAAQAFGYAGVFTSIWLILTRFENIGGWSWPQMALLLGFHTLGYALGACFTLVQLRRMEEIVLGGEFDTLLVRPLNPWAYLVFSGFNIEYGGHILLGAGLILWALPQLAIDWTVATSLLMAGSLISAALITASMITIISACAMVLGRARYLFGIYFDFWELSRYPASIFAGPFQIALLSVIPLGYMAYVPVSVLLGRPVPYLGQAAGLVGLAAGPLSVVAAFFFWRSCLRRYQGGGG
- a CDS encoding ABC transporter permease, with product MSAFLALIRAAFQRELEHRSRTIVRIFGTLVDILARISIWQAVFAGHGSMNGITLPQMITYALIGGTILSSWDATMIVREVGGTIRTGAIGATLLRPVAYPVMLLAEQLGSRFFDWLMTSLPVIVIMGLIYGVQPPASLGHGLLFLGFLAVSLGILMLSAILVGLFSFWVFDAHSLEWFMRGILAVLSGGLVPIWFFPKGLAEVAHVLPFSWITYHPMAVYLGERDLMTSLFYLLAGGAWVAVLTLAVSFVWSRACGQVVVQGG